Proteins encoded by one window of Homo sapiens chromosome 1 genomic patch of type FIX, GRCh38.p14 PATCHES HG1343_HG173_HG459_PATCH:
- the LOC124903857 gene encoding FAM231A/C-like protein LOC102723383: MVSSKGLWKERPSAHTSECFSTTACPVAFILLVWNSQTPAGLQSLCTGRHPSLSARAQRAGPRASREEGTFWTERVGQERWLIRSGSSQNESQEDQGAGLISQAGLKADNRRESSTWANEVEDRRPQCTPALNLTPSHPHPPHSLTTFLRSVIGIQIPPGLVAAGGTVA; this comes from the coding sequence ATGGTGTCTTCAAAGGGACTGTGGAAAGAGAGGCCTTCAGCCCACACCTCTGAATGCTTTTCCACCACAGCATGCCCTGTGGCCTTTATCCTGCTGGTGTGGAACAGTCAGACCCCTGCAGGGCTGCAGAGCCTCTGTACTGGGCGGCATCCCAGCCTGAGTGCCAGAGCTCAGAGGGCAGGCCCCCGAGCAAGCAGAGAGGAGGGCACCTTTTGGACAGAACGTGTGGGACAAGAGCGATGGCTCATCCGTTCAGGTTCCTCACAAAATGAGAGTCAGGAAGATCAGGGCGCCGGCCTGATTTCCCAGGCAGGGCTGAAAGCAGACAACCGGAGGGAGAGCAGCACCTGGGCCAATGAGGTAGAAGACAGAAGACCACAGTGTACTCCTGCCCTCaacctcaccccctcccacccacatCCTCCACACTCCCTGACCACCTTCCTCAGAAGTGTAATAGGAATCCAGATTCCCCCTGGCCTGGTTGCTGCAGGAGGCACAGTAGCCTga